The genomic stretch TTGCCTCGTCAGGAATTCCTCGATGCGCTCACGGCCGTGGCGGCCATTACGGGCGGCCGTACGACCAAGCCGATCCTCACCTGTGTCAAACTGACGTCGGAAGGCGAGGCCCTGGAACTGAGCGCGACCGACGGAGAGGCGGCGCTGCGGTTGAGTGTCAGCACCTTCTCCGTGGATACCCCGGGTGAGACCGTGGTGTCAGCCGATCGACTGCTCAGTATCGTGCGTGAACTGCCAGACGCGGAGATCGTGCTGGAGACGGATGCGCGGCATTGCCAGGTGCGCGGGGCCGGCGGGGATTTCAAGATCTTCGTGCAGTCGGCGGCCGATTTCCCGAGCGTGCCGACATTCGAGGATGACCCGGACCTCGTTGTAGACGGGCGCCAACTGGGTCGCATGATCGATCTGACGGTGTATGCGGCCGCGCGCGAAATGAGCCGGTACGCCATCAACGGAGTACTCTGGTCGAAGAAGGGCAAGAAGCTGTTCATGGTGGCGACGGACGGCCGGCGCCTCGCACGAGCGGGGGGCTCGATTCCGAAGGCCCACGGCGGGGATTTTGCGGTCATCGTGCCAGGTAAGGCACTGCACGCGTTTAAGAGCGTCTTCAACGTCGGCAAGGAACCGCAGGACTGGGAAGTCGAGGTCAAGGTTCTGCCGAATCAGATCCTGCTGCGAAGTGGGGATCGGATGCTGGCGACCGTGCTGGTCGAAGGCAGCTTCCCGGATTACGAACGGGTGATTCCGGACCAGACCACCAAGGTGGCGAAGCTCCCCCGAGTCGACCTGTACGGAGCCATTCGCCGCGCGGCACTGCTCACCAGTGACGAGGCCCGCGCCGTACGGCTGGCCTTTGGCGGGGAAGAGGTGGTCATCACGGCCAACTCCCCGGAACAAGGCGAGGCCCGGGTGCAGGTGCCGGCCGATTATGAAGGTGAAGCGGTCGAGATCGGTTTCAATCCGAACTTCGTGAATGATGCGCTCAAGGTGCTGACGTGCGAGCACGTGCGGATCGAGTTGACCGATTCGTTTCGGCCGGGCGTGCTCAGCGGGGAAGACAAGAACGATTTCCTGTACGTCGTGATGCCGGTATCGCTCTGACGAGGTGACCTGGAGCAGCGGAACAGGACCGTGTCGGGTACCCGAAATCTGGCTTGGTGTCCGGTGAGATCCGCCCCAGCTTGGGTGACCCTCTTCCTTATGAGGATCTGCGAGTGACTGAGGCCCAGTACCGGCGACTGTGGCTGAACCGCCAGCGCGTCGGAGCCCGGGGCTTGGCGACACCGCATCCGCGGTCCGAGCATGGCGTGAGCGTACTCGGCCGGATCATCCAGCAGGCGGCGGAGCGCCTGCGCCAACGCGAGGCGGCGGCAGCGGCCTGGGCGCGGGTGGCTCCGCCGGCACTGGTGCAAGAAACTTGGGTGCTTGGCGTCGATGGGCCGATCCTGCGAGTGGGAGTGCGCTCCGCCGCGGTGGCCTACGAATTGCGGCGACAGCGGGAGAAGCTCGTGGCGGCGCTGGTGCGCAGCATGTCGGGTGTGCGCGATGTGCGGTTCGATGTTGGCCGACCGCCGGTCGCCGAGACGGATTGAGAGTAAGCATGATGAGTGACGAGGCGAACAGTCTCTCGATCCCGGCGATGCCGCCGCGGAACGATCCGAAGCAGTACGACGAGAGCAGTGTGCAGGTGCTCGAGGACATGGAGCACGTGCGCAAGCGACCCGCCATGTACATCGGCGACACGGGCCTGCGCGGCGTGCACCACCTCGTGTACGAAGTCGTGGACAATTCGATCGACGAAGCGATGGCCGGCGCCTGCCGGAACATCGTCGTGGTCATTCACGCCGACGGCAGCGTGGGCGTGGACGACGATGGCCGCGGAATTCCCGTGGGAATGAAGGCCGAGATCGGCAAGACGGCGCTGGAGGTTTGCCTCACGACGCTGGGGGCGGGCGCGAAATTTGACCGCGATTCGTACAAGGTTTCGGGTGGGTTGCACGGGGTGGGCGTCAGTGTCGTGAATTTTCTGTCGGAGTGGCTCGAGGTGCGCGTGAAACGCGACGGGCGCACCTGGTCGATGAAGTTCGAGCGCGGGCGGACGGTGCAGGCGATCCGCGACGAGGGGCCGGCCGAGCGCACCGGGACATACGTGCGCTTCAAGCCGGACGACACGATCTTCCGCGAGATCGAGTTCAACTACGACACGCTCGTGCGTCGCCTGCGCTACCTGGCGTACCTGAACGCGGGCCTGAGCATCGCCGTGCGTGATGAACGCACCGACCAGGAAGAGCTGTTTCACTTCGAGCACGGCGTGCTGCAGTTTGTGGAGCACCTGAACGAGGGCCGCGAGGGGCTGCACCCGATCGTCTCCTTCACGCGAGAGGATTCCGACCAGCGTCTGATCCTCGAGGTAGCGCTGCAGTACACGGATGCCTACAGCGAAACCACACTCTCCTTCGTGAACAACATCAACACCGAGGAGGGTGGGACGCACCTGTCGGGATTTCGCTCCGCCGTGACGCGCACGCTGAACGCTTATGCGCGTAAGACGAACCTGCTGAAGAACAACGACCCGACCCCGACGGGCGAGGATGTGCGTGAGGGGCTGACCGCGATCGTCTCGGTGAAGGTTCCGGAGCCGCAGTTCGAAGGTCAGACCAAGACCAAGCTCGGCAACAGCGAGGTCGGCACGTTCGTCGAGACGGCCGTCAACGAGATGCTGGGGAGCTACCTGGAGGAGCATCCGACGGAGGCCAAGCGGATCGTCGGCAAAGCGGTGCAGGCGGCGATTGCGCGGGAGGCGGCCCGCAAGGCGCGCGAAACGGCGCGCAAAAGTGCATTCAGCGGCATGGGTCTGTCGCGGAAACTGGTGGATTGCTCCAGTCGGGACATCGAGAGCACCGAACTCTTCATCGTGGAGGGCGACTCGGCGGCCGGATCGGCGAAGGGGTATCGCAACGCAAAGACGCAGGCGATCCTGCCGATCCGCGGGAAGATCCTGAACGTCGAGAAAGCCCGCATTCACAAGGTGCTGAGCCACGAGGAGATTCTGGAAATCATCAAGGCGATCGGCACCGGCATCGGCGAGGAGGACTTCGACCTCTCCAAGCTGCGCTACGGCAAGATCATCATCATGACCGACGCGGACGTGGACGGCTCGCACATCCGGACCCTGTTGCTGACTTTCTTTTTCCGGCACCTGCGTCCGCTGATCGACAACGGTTCGGTGTACATCGCGCAACCGCCGTTGTTCAAGCTCGCCAAGGGTAAGACCAGCTCCTACCTGCTGGATGACGGGGCCCTGAACCGTCGCCTGACGGAACTGGGGCAGGAACGCACGTTGCTTCTGATCCAGCGGGCGGGGGCGGAGCCGCGCGAGTTGAGCGCCGTTCAAGTGCGCGAGCTGCAGAACATCCTGGAGGAGATCGAGCGGTACGCCCGCGTCCTGGCGCGCCGCGGCATCCTGTTCCAACCGTTTGTGGAGCGGCGGGCCCAGACCGGCCGCCTGCCGACCGTGCGGATTCAGGCCGCCGGCGAAGAGCGCTTCTTCGACCATGATGCGGCGGCCGAAGAGCATCTCCGCGAGTTGACGACGGCGGGCCAGCCCTACGTGCGACACGAGTTGGCCGAGGTCGCGGGCCTGGAGCGCTGCTTCGTGCGTCTCGCCGAGTTCGGCTGCATGGTCGAGGATCTCTTCTTGAAGCGCGAGGAGCTTGCCACGGGTGAGCTCAGTCCGGCTATCTTCGTGCTCCGCACGGCGCAGGGGGACGCGCGAGAATTGGAGAACCTGGCGGCTGTGCCCGACGGAGTACGGGCGGCCGGTGCGAAGGGCTGGGAGGTCAAGCGCTTCAAGGGGTTGGGCGAGATGAACAAGGAAGAGCTCTGGGAAACCACGATGAATCCCGAGCAACGTGTACTGCGCAAAGTGATCGTGGGTACGCTTGCTGACGATCCGGAACAGACCAAGATCGACGCCACCGAGGCCGATCACATGTTCAGTGTGCTGATGGGTGAGAACGTGGAGAAACGCCGCGAATTCATCGAGGCGAATGCCATTCACGTCAAGAACCTGGACGTGTAACGGGGGCGGCTGCTCAGAGCGTGCTTTCCGACGGCGGCTTCACTTTCACCGGTCCCCAAGTCATCACGAGCAGCCACGTCAGCGCGACGCCGTAGGTGAACGTCGGCCCGACGATGTGCCGCAGTGCCGGAGCCAGTTCCAGTTCGAATTGCTGCACGGGCCAGAGCATCAGCAGGGTGGCGGTGGCCACGCACGCCAGGCCGAACCCTTTTGCCTGCGGGCCACGTTCCAGCCGGGCTGCCAGAACCGCCAGCGGCAGCAGCAACTGCACGCCGTGGTGCATCCACGTCAGCGGTGCAGCCAGGAGCACCGCCGGCACGAGTACCGCGATGCTCTCGGCCGTCGTGAGGTGCTTCCGGTGCCGGAAGACCCACAGCAACGTTCCCCCCAGAATGAGTCCGGCCAACAGGATGGCGGCGGCTTGCACGGTCGCAGGTGCCAGCGCGACCCACGGAACTGACAACACGCCCTTTTCGGTGAACTCCGTGAAGCCCGCCAGAAGGTAGCCGCGCAAACTCTGATTGTGCACCGTGACTTCCCCGGAGAGGCGCGCGAGGTTGGCACGCCAGGCGACGAAGGTACCGGCAGGGAGCAGTGCGGCCGACACTCCGAGTGTTGCGAGTATCGTGGCTGCCGCGGCAGCCAGCGCCCGCCATTCGCGCCGCATCAGGAGGACGATCAGGTAGGCGCCGGGCGTGACTTTCGCGATCGTTGCCAGGCCGAGCAGCACGCCGCCAAGTACGCGTCGCTCGCGGGTCAGGGCGAGCCCGGCCACGGCGAGCAGGGCTACGACGATCAGGTCGAATTGCCCCCAGCGAAAGAGCTGGGCCACGCTGCTGCTGCCGGCAAACACCACGCCGAGCAGGACCGACCCCGGTCCACCGAGTGCCAGCCCATACGTGCGGCAGACCCAGATGAACGCCGCCACCCCCAGACCGGCTTGAAGCAGGGCCCACGGAACCTGCGCCGCCGGATAGGGTAGTCCTGCAAACGCCCATGCGAGCGCGAGCGTGGGCGGGGGGTACACGTACGGCACGATGGACTGCTGACCAGGCAGTGCGATGTGTTGTTGGACCAGCGCGGTGTCATACGGGTCCAGGCCCGCTCGCAGTGCCGCACCGGCCGCATAATACGCGCGGAAGTCCAGCAGGTAGTTACGGACCGGCGCCACCACCGCGAGGTTCACGACCACCACGCAGGTCAGCGCGAGCAACGCGGCGCGGCCGGCCCAAGTGGGCGAGTCTGCGGTCATGGCATGGTCAGGGGCGTGGAACATAGGACCTCGCGGGGGGGCGGCCAAAGCACGCACGATCCGTCCCGCGTTCGGCGTTGTAGCGGCGGGCGTGCAGCGCGGCAACGCCACGCCATGGGCCGCCGGTGTCTGGCACGCTTGTTACCTGGTTGCCGCGTTGCCTACGTCTGGGCCAACCGCGCGGTACGATAGGGGCAACGCGTTCAGCGTCGCCCCGGTCAATGCGGTCCTTCATACGCACCTTCGGTCCGTTTGTCTCAGGAGTAGCCCGCATGCGTTTGGCCTACGTGGACTGTATCAGTGGTATCGCCGGGGACATGCTGCTCGCCGCACTCGTGCATGCCGGTTACCCGCTCGCCGAGTTGCAAGCCACCGTCGCCCGCCTCCGCCTGCCCGATGTCAGTGTCGAGACGACGATCGTGCGACGCGGGGGCATCGCCGGCACGCACCTGCGGGTCGTACTGGGTCCGAAGACGGGGCACAAGCATAGACACCTCCCGCAGATTCTCGAGCTCATTGCCGGGGCCGGGCTGCCAGCGCGCGTGATGGAACTGGCGGTGCGCACCTTTCAGCGTTTGGCCGAGGCGGAGGCCGCCGTCCACCAGACCACGGTCGAGAAGGTGCACTTCCACGAGGTCGGCGCCGACGATGCCATCGTGGACATCGTTGGCGCATGTGCGGGTTTCGTCGCACTCGAGATCGACCGCGTGATCGGCTCGCCCGTGCCCACCGGGAACGGTACCGTCCAGTGTGATCACGGCACGATGCCCATCCCCGCGCCCGCGACGGCCGAGTTGCTGCGGGGTGTGCCTTTGGCGGCTTGCGACGAGTTGGGGGAGCTGACGACACCGACCGGGGCGGCGCTGCTCACCACTCTGGCGGAGTCGTTCGGGCCGTTGCCCGCGCTGACCATCGAGCGCATCGGTTATGGTGCCGGCACGCGTGAAAACCACTCCCGGCCGAATCTCCTTCGGCTGCTGATCGGGACGGCGGATGCTGCCGGCGGGGAGGCGGACCAAGTCGTCGTGCTCGAGACGCAACTCGACGATGTCACCGGCCAGGTAGTAGGTTACGCCCTGGAGCGGGTCCGGGAAGCGGGTGCGCTGGACGCGTACGTGGTGCCGATAGGAATGAAGAAAGGGCGCCCCGGGCAGCTTCTGACGGTGCTCGTAGCGCCGGCCGATGTCTTGCGCGTCGAGGAGGTCCTCTTCCGCGAAACCCCCACGCTGGGCGTGCGGCGGTTCCTGTGCGAACGGCGCAAGCTGACCCGGACCCAAGTGTCGGTCGCAACGCCCTACGGAGAGATCCGCATCAAGGTCGGCCGTCGTGGCGCCGAGACGCTCCAGGCATGGCCGGAGTACGAGGATTGTGCCGCCGCGGCGCGGGCCCGCGGCGTGGCCTTGCGACAGGTACAGGCCGCGGCGTTGGCGGCGTGGAGCAGCCGCTCGGCTGCGGACGAAGCAGCGGAGTAGCGATGGATCCGGGACTGATGGCATTGCTGGCGGTGATGTGCCTGGTGATGCTGTCGATCTCGATGCTGCGGCGCTCGGAGCGGCGACGGGCGACAGCCCGCGAGGTGACCCGGGAGCAGGTGGCGCGCATCCGCGAACAGCGCGACATCGGCAGCTCACTGGACGAGTTGCTCGTGCGGTTGGAACAGTTCTCCCGCGACATCAACGCGCAGATCGAAACGCGTTGTGTGAAGATCGAGACGCTGATCCGCGATGCGGATGCCCGGATCGCGCAGCTTGAGCGGTTGCGCGGTGCGTCCGGCGGCGACGGCACGGGCGGAAATGCCGGCCCGGCTCCCGGCATAACTGCGCCGGCCGCGGAACGGCGGCGGTTGGAGGCGGGTTCCATGCCTGCGGTGGGGGGCTTACCCACGGCCGAGCGGCGTCCGCGTGAAACGCCGTCCGAGGTGCCCATGGCGGCGCGACGCACACAAGTCTACACCCTTGCCGATGGCGGCGCGAGTGCCACCACGATTGCGCGTGATCTGCGGATGCCGCTCGGGGAGGTTGAATTGCTGCTGAAGCTCCGGCAGTACGGCACCTGATCCAGGTGCCCGGAGAGCGTGGTTGAAGCGGGGCCGGTCGCACGGGTAGCATGAAGTTCCAGTTCGCCCGCTTGTCTGCGGTGGCTGATCCGGCCGGAGTTCTCACGTGCATCCGCTTGTTGTCGCCAGCGGCGCATTCGTCGCCTACCTTGTGGCGTATTACACCTACGGGCGTTGGCTCGGAAGGCGGGTCTTTGAACTGAGCGCTGCGAACGTGTGTCCGAGCGAGGCCCTGCGGGACGACCGGGACTTCGTGCCAACGCGGTCGTCGGTTGTCTTCGGACACCATTTTGTCAGCATTGCCGGAACGGGGCCGATCGTGGGGCCGGCTTTGGCCGTATTCTGGGGCTGGTTGCCGGCTTTACTGTGGGTGCTGCTGGGCAGCATCTTCATCGGCGCCGTGCATGACTTCGGTGCGCTGGTGGTGAGTCTGCGCAACCGTGGGCAGACGATCGGCGAGATCGCGGCACGGGTCCTGAACCCACGGGTGCGCATCCTCCTGCTGCTGGTGCTGTTTCTGGCGCTGATGATCGTCCTGGCGGTGTTCGGGCTCGTCATCGCGACCATCTTCGCGGCCTATCCTGTATCGGTCTTTGCGATCTGGATCGAGGTGCCGATCGCCATTGCGGTGGGTTACCTCGTGTATCGCCGAGGTGGCAATGTGACCGCGCTCTCGATCATTGCGGTCGTGCTGATGTACGCCAGCGTATACGTCGGGGCGTACCACCTGCCGCTCGACATCGTCAAGAACCCCTGGCTGGCGCTGGGCGGAACCGGCGCCGCGGCGGAAAGTGCGGGGCTCTCCCCCTATGCCAATGCCGTCGTCGCGTGGACGTTGATCCTCTTCGTCTACTGCTTCTTCGCTTCGGTCATGCCGGTCTGGACGCTGTTGCAGCCGCGCGATTTCATCAACAGCCACCAGCTCTTCGTCGCGCTAGCGCTGCTCTGCGCGGGACTCGTGATGGCCTCCTTCCTCGGAAGTCTCCATTTCGTCACGGCTCCGGTGACCAGGCCGCCGGCCGATGCGCCGCCCCTGATCCCGTTCCTCTTCATCACCGTCGCCTGTGGTGCAGTCAGTGGCTTTCATTGCCTTGTTTCGAGCGGCACGACCAGCAAACAGCTTCGTTCGGAGCGCGCTGCCCGCTTGGTGGGATACGGCGCGATGCTGCTCGAAGGTGGGCTCGCCGTCGTGGTCATCCTCGCCTGTACCGCCGCCATCGGCATGGGAGTGTGGGACCTTGGGACCGGCCGGGCTGTAGCGCTCGTTGACGCGGACGGGGGCGCACTCACCGGTGCGGCCGCCTGGCATCACCTGTACGGGCAATACACCTGGCGTGAGCTCCGCTTCGCGAACCAGCTTGCGGCTTTCATCGAGGGTGGTGCGAACCTGCTGCACACACTCGGCATTCCGATCCAGTATGCCATCGGTCTGATCGCTGTCCTGATAGCTTCCTTCGCGGCGACGACCCTCGATACGGCCACACGCCTGCAACGCTATGTCGTCGCCGAACTCGGCACGGCGGTTGGCGTACCCGTGCTGGCCAATCGCTACGTCGCGACGACCGTCGCGGTCGTGACGGCCGGTGCGATTGCGCTGATCAGCGGCCCGGCCGGACCCGGCTCTGGCGGGATGATCCTGTGGCCGATCTTCGGCGCGACGAACCAACTGCTTGCGGGGCTGGCGTTCCTCGTCATCGCCTTCTACCTGCTGCGTCATCGGAAGCCGGTCTGGTTCCTGGTCGTGCCGACGATCCTCATGCTCGTGATTCCCGGCTGGGCGCTGTCTTACGAAGTGGTCGGCTGGTGGGCGGACCGGAATTACCTACTCGTGGCGCTCGCGCTCGCGGTGCAGCTCATGCAGGTCTGGATTGTGGTCGAAGGGCTGTACCTGCTGCCCAGGGTGCGCGGCGTGCTGCCAGATCCGCTGCCGCCGCGCCACACGCTGCCGCATACTGTTGCTGCGCC from Phycisphaerales bacterium encodes the following:
- the dnaN gene encoding DNA polymerase III subunit beta; amino-acid sequence: MKTRLPRQEFLDALTAVAAITGGRTTKPILTCVKLTSEGEALELSATDGEAALRLSVSTFSVDTPGETVVSADRLLSIVRELPDAEIVLETDARHCQVRGAGGDFKIFVQSAADFPSVPTFEDDPDLVVDGRQLGRMIDLTVYAAAREMSRYAINGVLWSKKGKKLFMVATDGRRLARAGGSIPKAHGGDFAVIVPGKALHAFKSVFNVGKEPQDWEVEVKVLPNQILLRSGDRMLATVLVEGSFPDYERVIPDQTTKVAKLPRVDLYGAIRRAALLTSDEARAVRLAFGGEEVVITANSPEQGEARVQVPADYEGEAVEIGFNPNFVNDALKVLTCEHVRIELTDSFRPGVLSGEDKNDFLYVVMPVSL
- a CDS encoding DNA gyrase subunit B: MSDEANSLSIPAMPPRNDPKQYDESSVQVLEDMEHVRKRPAMYIGDTGLRGVHHLVYEVVDNSIDEAMAGACRNIVVVIHADGSVGVDDDGRGIPVGMKAEIGKTALEVCLTTLGAGAKFDRDSYKVSGGLHGVGVSVVNFLSEWLEVRVKRDGRTWSMKFERGRTVQAIRDEGPAERTGTYVRFKPDDTIFREIEFNYDTLVRRLRYLAYLNAGLSIAVRDERTDQEELFHFEHGVLQFVEHLNEGREGLHPIVSFTREDSDQRLILEVALQYTDAYSETTLSFVNNINTEEGGTHLSGFRSAVTRTLNAYARKTNLLKNNDPTPTGEDVREGLTAIVSVKVPEPQFEGQTKTKLGNSEVGTFVETAVNEMLGSYLEEHPTEAKRIVGKAVQAAIAREAARKARETARKSAFSGMGLSRKLVDCSSRDIESTELFIVEGDSAAGSAKGYRNAKTQAILPIRGKILNVEKARIHKVLSHEEILEIIKAIGTGIGEEDFDLSKLRYGKIIIMTDADVDGSHIRTLLLTFFFRHLRPLIDNGSVYIAQPPLFKLAKGKTSSYLLDDGALNRRLTELGQERTLLLIQRAGAEPRELSAVQVRELQNILEEIERYARVLARRGILFQPFVERRAQTGRLPTVRIQAAGEERFFDHDAAAEEHLRELTTAGQPYVRHELAEVAGLERCFVRLAEFGCMVEDLFLKREELATGELSPAIFVLRTAQGDARELENLAAVPDGVRAAGAKGWEVKRFKGLGEMNKEELWETTMNPEQRVLRKVIVGTLADDPEQTKIDATEADHMFSVLMGENVEKRREFIEANAIHVKNLDV
- a CDS encoding DUF2029 domain-containing protein, with product MFHAPDHAMTADSPTWAGRAALLALTCVVVVNLAVVAPVRNYLLDFRAYYAAGAALRAGLDPYDTALVQQHIALPGQQSIVPYVYPPPTLALAWAFAGLPYPAAQVPWALLQAGLGVAAFIWVCRTYGLALGGPGSVLLGVVFAGSSSVAQLFRWGQFDLIVVALLAVAGLALTRERRVLGGVLLGLATIAKVTPGAYLIVLLMRREWRALAAAAATILATLGVSAALLPAGTFVAWRANLARLSGEVTVHNQSLRGYLLAGFTEFTEKGVLSVPWVALAPATVQAAAILLAGLILGGTLLWVFRHRKHLTTAESIAVLVPAVLLAAPLTWMHHGVQLLLPLAVLAARLERGPQAKGFGLACVATATLLMLWPVQQFELELAPALRHIVGPTFTYGVALTWLLVMTWGPVKVKPPSESTL
- a CDS encoding DUF721 domain-containing protein, with amino-acid sequence MTEAQYRRLWLNRQRVGARGLATPHPRSEHGVSVLGRIIQQAAERLRQREAAAAAWARVAPPALVQETWVLGVDGPILRVGVRSAAVAYELRRQREKLVAALVRSMSGVRDVRFDVGRPPVAETD
- the larC gene encoding nickel pincer cofactor biosynthesis protein LarC, which encodes MRLAYVDCISGIAGDMLLAALVHAGYPLAELQATVARLRLPDVSVETTIVRRGGIAGTHLRVVLGPKTGHKHRHLPQILELIAGAGLPARVMELAVRTFQRLAEAEAAVHQTTVEKVHFHEVGADDAIVDIVGACAGFVALEIDRVIGSPVPTGNGTVQCDHGTMPIPAPATAELLRGVPLAACDELGELTTPTGAALLTTLAESFGPLPALTIERIGYGAGTRENHSRPNLLRLLIGTADAAGGEADQVVVLETQLDDVTGQVVGYALERVREAGALDAYVVPIGMKKGRPGQLLTVLVAPADVLRVEEVLFRETPTLGVRRFLCERRKLTRTQVSVATPYGEIRIKVGRRGAETLQAWPEYEDCAAAARARGVALRQVQAAALAAWSSRSAADEAAE
- a CDS encoding carbon starvation protein A, encoding MHPLVVASGAFVAYLVAYYTYGRWLGRRVFELSAANVCPSEALRDDRDFVPTRSSVVFGHHFVSIAGTGPIVGPALAVFWGWLPALLWVLLGSIFIGAVHDFGALVVSLRNRGQTIGEIAARVLNPRVRILLLLVLFLALMIVLAVFGLVIATIFAAYPVSVFAIWIEVPIAIAVGYLVYRRGGNVTALSIIAVVLMYASVYVGAYHLPLDIVKNPWLALGGTGAAAESAGLSPYANAVVAWTLILFVYCFFASVMPVWTLLQPRDFINSHQLFVALALLCAGLVMASFLGSLHFVTAPVTRPPADAPPLIPFLFITVACGAVSGFHCLVSSGTTSKQLRSERAARLVGYGAMLLEGGLAVVVILACTAAIGMGVWDLGTGRAVALVDADGGALTGAAAWHHLYGQYTWRELRFANQLAAFIEGGANLLHTLGIPIQYAIGLIAVLIASFAATTLDTATRLQRYVVAELGTAVGVPVLANRYVATTVAVVTAGAIALISGPAGPGSGGMILWPIFGATNQLLAGLAFLVIAFYLLRHRKPVWFLVVPTILMLVIPGWALSYEVVGWWADRNYLLVALALAVQLMQVWIVVEGLYLLPRVRGVLPDPLPPRHTLPHTVAAPAAGE